In Arachis hypogaea cultivar Tifrunner chromosome 17, arahy.Tifrunner.gnm2.J5K5, whole genome shotgun sequence, a single window of DNA contains:
- the LOC112763374 gene encoding uncharacterized protein, with the protein MTFEPRTAIKAQALADFIAEMTPGNPTTKTWKLYVDGSSNITSSGAGVILESQNGVIIEQSVPYEFPVSNNQAEYEALLAGLTLAKEIGAKVLEICSDSQHVPRERNARADLLSKLASTKPGQGNRSLIQEVVRTPSVSTTTDTVLPIYDPESWTSPILQYLLDGVLPEDPKEANRVKREAANYTVILGQLYKRRFSQSLLKCVEPEDMEYILRKIHEGNCGHHIEGKTLAQKVVRARYVWPSVIKVSMQQVKNCSKCQIHADFHQAAPHQLNVITAERPFDYYTKWTAPVSHHRHRLLHQMDRGQALGLHHGNPMPKVFLETHNNPVESANKIIVKGLKKRLNGAKGLWADELGSVLWSYRTTPQISIGETPFPLTYGIEAVVPVEIGDPSPRRTIESNDEEAERDLTEEVRSIAHMRELALKQRIGLR; encoded by the exons ATGACATTCGAACCCAGGACCGCGATCAAAGCACAGGCCCTGGCAGATTTCATCGCCGAGATGACACCAGGAAACCCCACCACGAAAACCTGGAAGCTATACGTAGACGGCTCATCCAACATCACCTCCAGCGGAGCTGGAGTGATACTCGAAAGCCAAAACGGGGTCATAATCGAACAATCCGTTCCGTACGAGTTCCCTGTCtccaacaaccaagcagaatacgaggctCTCTTGGCTGGCTTAACTCTAGCCAAAGAGATCGGGGCAAAAGTCTTAGAGATATGTagtgactcacag CACGTTCCTAGGGAACGAAATGCAAGAGCAGACCTACTCTCAAAACTGGCCAGCACCAAGCCAGGACAAGGCAACCGGTCGTTAATTCAGGAAGTCGTCCGAACGCCGTCCGTATCAACCACGACCGACACCGTTCTACCGATCTACGACCCGGAATCATGGACCTCCCCTATCCTACAATACCTCCTCGACGGAGTACTACCTGAAGACCCCAAAGAAGCAAATCGGGTGAAACGGGAAGCTGCCAACTACACCGTCATTTTAGGACAACTGTATAAACGAAGATTCTCGCAATCCCTACTCAAGTGCGTCGAGCCCGAAGACATGGAGTACATACTCCGCAAAATCCATGAAGGCAACTGCGGCCATCACATCGAGGGCAAAACCCTAGCCCAGAAGGTCGTCCGGGCTAGATACGTCTGGCCCTCGGTTATCAAGGTCTCCATGCAGCAGGTAAAAAACTGCAGCAAATGCCAGATACACGCCGACTTCCACCAGGCCGCCCCACACCAGCTCAACGTCATAACGGCGGAACGGCCattcgactactacaccaaatggacaGCTCCGGTATCTCATCATCGCcatagactactacaccaaatggatcgaGGCCAAGCCCTTGGCCTCCATCACGGTAACCCAATGCCGAAAGTTTTTTTGGAGACACATAATAACCCT GTGGAATCCGCAAACAAGATAATAGTTAAAGGACTCAAGAAACGACTCAACGGGGCCAAAGGACTATGGGCCGACGAACTCGGATCAGTCCTCTGGTCATACCGAACCACACCCCAAATCTCCATAGGGGAAACCCCGTTCCCCCTGACATACGGCATAGAAGCCGTTGTCCCAGTAGAGATTGGAGACCCAAGCCCCCGGAGAACAATCGAAAGTAACGACGAAGAGGCAGAACGGGACCTCACAGAGGAAGTGAGAAGCATAGCCCACATGCGAGAACTAGCCTTAAAGCAAAGAATCGGCTTAAGGTAA